A stretch of the Candidatus Nezhaarchaeales archaeon genome encodes the following:
- a CDS encoding ATP/GTP-binding protein yields the protein MFTVWFIGTAGSGKSTLVNAFSNWLSDHELSNITVNLDPGASWLPYGPDVDVRDYVNVENVMKDYNLGPNGALIAATDMIAAHIEQIKEEIVNLEADYAIIDTSGQMEVFAFRNVGPYIVSTLSAERSCVVYLIDSIFVERPSNLVSALLLATSVHYRLLKPQVNVLSKSDLVSKERLQQVINWLNNPEDFIDAVGKETYGLNREVSQRVCRMLAEMEAFPEPIPVSAKREEGLEELYGLIQRVVAGGGEETVELYKL from the coding sequence ATTTTCACCGTCTGGTTTATAGGGACCGCTGGAAGCGGTAAATCAACCTTGGTTAACGCGTTTTCAAACTGGCTTTCCGATCATGAGCTTAGCAATATAACCGTTAACCTTGACCCTGGGGCTTCCTGGCTACCTTACGGGCCTGATGTCGACGTGAGAGATTATGTTAACGTTGAAAACGTTATGAAGGATTATAATCTAGGACCTAACGGAGCTTTAATAGCAGCCACCGATATGATCGCGGCCCATATTGAACAGATAAAGGAGGAGATAGTGAACCTGGAGGCTGATTACGCTATAATCGATACCTCGGGGCAGATGGAGGTCTTCGCGTTTAGAAACGTAGGCCCCTACATAGTGTCAACGCTTAGCGCTGAGAGAAGCTGCGTGGTTTACCTGATAGACTCCATATTCGTTGAAAGGCCGAGTAACCTAGTTTCAGCTCTTCTACTAGCGACGTCTGTTCATTATAGGCTACTGAAGCCCCAGGTAAACGTTTTATCTAAATCGGATTTAGTATCAAAGGAAAGGCTTCAACAAGTTATTAACTGGCTGAATAACCCCGAGGACTTCATAGACGCCGTGGGAAAGGAGACTTACGGTTTAAACCGTGAAGTAAGCCAAAGGGTATGTAGAATGCTTGCTGAGATGGAGGCCTTCCCTGAACCAATTCCGGTTTCAGCAAAACGTGAAGAAGGACTTGAAGAGTTATACGGATTAATTCAAAGGGTAGTGGCAGGTGGTGGCGAAGAAACTGTTGAGTTATACAAGCTTTAA